TGGGACGTGCTGAAGCTTTTGCTATGAAATCTAAGCCGTTACCATCTTTTATTGATGGTATTGGCAATGGTTTAGGCTATGGTTTTGTTCTTATCACTGTTGCATTTTTCCGTGAGCTATTAGGTTCTGGTAAATTGTTTGGTGTTGAAGTTCTTCCGTTAGTTTCTAATGGCGGTTGGTATCAACCAAATGGCTTAATGTTACTAGCACCATCAGCATTCTTCTTAATTGGTTTTATGATTTGGGCTATCCGTATCTTTAAGCCTGAACAAGTAGAAGCGAAGGAGTAAGGTCGAAATGGAACATTATATTAGTTTGCTTGTAAAATCGATCTTCATCGAGAACATGGCACTTTCATTTTTCTTAGGTATGTGTACGTTTCTTGCCGTATCTAAAAAAGTAAAGACGTCATTTGGTCTTGGTGTTGCAGTAGTTGTTGTACTGACTCTTGCTGTGCCTTTAAATAACTTGGTTTATACCTACTTATTAAAAGATGGCGCGCTAGTAGAAGGTGTGGATTTAAGTTTCCTTAACTTCATAACTTTCATCGGTGTTATTGCCGCTCTTGTACAAATCTTAGAAATGGTTTTAGACCGTTTCTTCCCACCTTTGTACAATGCATTAGGTATCTTCCTTCCGTTAATCACAGTTAACTGTGCAATTTTCGGTGGTGTATCTTTCATGGTACAACGTGACTATAACTTCACTGAATCGATCGTATACGGATTTGGTTCTGGTGTTGGTTGGATGTTAGCTATCGTGGCACTTGCGGGTATTCGTGAGAAAATGAAATATTCAGATGTACCTCCAGGTCTTCGTGGCCTAGGTATTACTTTCATTACAGTAGGTTTGATGGCGTTAGGCTTTATGTCTTTCTCTGGTGTTCAACTGTAGGGTAAGCACCCAATTATAAGGAATAAAAAATGCAAAGCATTATTCTTGGTGTAGCGATGTTTACCATTATTGTATTAATTTTAGTATTAGTGATTTTATTCGCTAAATCTAAATTAGTACCTGCAGGTGACATTACTATCTCTGTAAACGGCGATCCTGAAAAAGCGATCATTACACAACCAGGTAGCAAGCTACTTAGTGCTCTTGGTAGCGCTGGTATCTTTGTATCATCTGCGTGTGGTGGCGGTGGTTCTTGTGGTCAGTGTCGTGTAAAAGTGAAGTCTGGTGGTGGTGATATTCTACCAACAGAGCTTGATCATATTTCTAAAGGTGAGGCTCGTGAAGGCGAGCGTCTAGCATGTCAAGTTGCAATGAAAACTGACATGGAAATTGAACTTCCAGAAGAAATCTTTGGTGTTAAAAAGTGGGAATGTACTGTTACTTCGAATGACAACGAAGCCACTTTTATCAAAGAATTGGTTCTTGCTATCCCTGATGGCGAAGAAGTTCCGTTCCGTGCTGGTGGTTACATTCAAATTGAAGCTGAACCACATCATATTAAATACGCTGATTATGATATTCCTGAAGAATATCGTGGTGATTGGGATAAATTTAATTTATTCCGTTACGAGTCAATCGTTAAAGAGCATTCGATCCGTGCTTACTCTATGGCTTCATACCCAGAAGAGAAAGGCATTATCAAGCTTAATGTACGTATTGCTACTCCGCCACCAAATAATCCAAACGTAGCGCCTGGTATCATGTCATCTTATATCTGGTCTTTAAAAGAAGGCGACAAATGTACTATTTCTGGTCCATTTGGTGAATTCTTTGCAAAAGACACTGATAATGAAATGGTATTTATCGGTGGTGGTGCTGGTATGGCGCCAATGCGTTCTCATATCTTTGACCAACTTCTACGCCTTAAATCAACGCGTAAAATGTCTTACTGGTATGGTGCGCGTTCTAAACGTGAAATGTTCTACGTTGAAGATTTTGATGGCCTAGCGGCTAACAATGATAACTTCGTATGGCATTGTGCTTTA
The Aliivibrio salmonicida LFI1238 genome window above contains:
- the nqrE gene encoding NADH:ubiquinone reductase (Na(+)-transporting) subunit E — encoded protein: MEHYISLLVKSIFIENMALSFFLGMCTFLAVSKKVKTSFGLGVAVVVVLTLAVPLNNLVYTYLLKDGALVEGVDLSFLNFITFIGVIAALVQILEMVLDRFFPPLYNALGIFLPLITVNCAIFGGVSFMVQRDYNFTESIVYGFGSGVGWMLAIVALAGIREKMKYSDVPPGLRGLGITFITVGLMALGFMSFSGVQL
- the nqrF gene encoding NADH:ubiquinone reductase (Na(+)-transporting) subunit F → MQSIILGVAMFTIIVLILVLVILFAKSKLVPAGDITISVNGDPEKAIITQPGSKLLSALGSAGIFVSSACGGGGSCGQCRVKVKSGGGDILPTELDHISKGEAREGERLACQVAMKTDMEIELPEEIFGVKKWECTVTSNDNEATFIKELVLAIPDGEEVPFRAGGYIQIEAEPHHIKYADYDIPEEYRGDWDKFNLFRYESIVKEHSIRAYSMASYPEEKGIIKLNVRIATPPPNNPNVAPGIMSSYIWSLKEGDKCTISGPFGEFFAKDTDNEMVFIGGGAGMAPMRSHIFDQLLRLKSTRKMSYWYGARSKREMFYVEDFDGLAANNDNFVWHCALSDPMPEDNWDGYTGFIHNVLYENYLKDHEAPEDCEYYMCGPPMMNAAVISMLKDLGVEDENILLDDFGG